DNA sequence from the Vicia villosa cultivar HV-30 ecotype Madison, WI linkage group LG3, Vvil1.0, whole genome shotgun sequence genome:
CCATGATTTGAGCCATGGGATCATGTCTTGACTAAAAGTCAACCTCCCagttgaattaggtcaaaaaccctaattggggtCCAGATGAATTTTAGaaattgttgatcttgaattgaaataCACCTTGGTTTAAACATTGATGAGGGGAACCATATGAAAATACTTCAGCTTTTTGAATCATGTTTTTGAAGCTTGAAGTCCCTtgaagttaatatttttttataagaataTGTATAGACTACTCGCTAAATAAATTGGTCTATATTCATCTAATCCCTATGGGTTGTCCAATTTTGAGGCTTTTACCACTTTTGGTACTTTGGCATATGTGTGAAATTCAGTAACAAAATTAATTACATTATTTGTAAGGATCTCTCAACAATCTTTAAAAAGCCCCATATTGAAACCATTTAATTCTGGATTCATGTATTTACCACTAAACCACACaaccttcttcttttcttcttctgaaaAAAAGGATCTTCTAATAGGTACCTATCCTCCAAAGgtaattgattaaactaaaatCCTTCTAGGACAGGTCTTCGGAATCATGCTCCTTAAAACAATGTTCATAGtacttctttattttctttctcaCATATTCCACTTGATGATCTCTACCTAAAGGAGTATTAATACATGTGATCTTGTTTCTTCTAAGTACTTGATTCATTGCCTTATGAAAGAAGCTAGTGTTGGAATCACCCTTACTAATCCATCTTTGTCTTGATTTCTTTTTCAACATGCTCTCCTTTCCAATAGTTTATTTCCACTCCTTAACAGAAGCCTCCCTTAGATTACCAACAAGTTGATATGAAACTAAACCATTAACACTTTCCACCAATTGATCAAACTCATTAATTCCCTTTATTGCCTTTGCTACTTCCAAATCAAAGATACCATAAGTTTTCTTGTTCCATTTCCTTATCCATATTTGTAAtccttttaatttttctttaaggACAAAAGCTAGTTTTTGCGTAATTATAGAAGAAGACTAATACTTTGTAACTGAGATAATGAAATCCTAATGAGCCAaccattatttaaaaattttaaatggtTTGGGCCTCCAATTTGTATCATTCCCTTTGATCTTGGCCGAATTGTGATCAAATAAATCCATGCTACCTACTTGTTAATAACCAATCTGCCAAGCTTCTAAGAAACTtcagaaattaaaaatatatctaaTCTACTCATTGTTTTCCCATTAAGCTTGTGCCCAGTAAACTTCCTCCCACTTACTGGAACATCTTTGAGTTCCATGTTTTTAATGAAGgatcaaaaattatttttctcaCCCTATTTACTGTATTGGTTTTCCACATCACCACACTTTCCTTCTTGATTACATTAAAATCTCATACCCCATACTACCCCATTAAGGCAACTTGTTTTTAAAACCTATCAATTCCTTCCAAAATTCTCTCTTATTGTGAATGAGGCACGAATATTATACATTTAAAAGATAAAAAGAGAATCCTTTCTAAGACACCTTAATCCTTATAAAAACTTCACCCCTAATTCTTGTTCGACCACACTTTTAAAAAGTTTGTCACCGAAGAAATTATCGGGTCGAGTTGCGGATTAGGTCGCTCTCTTTAAAACGTTTCGCGGCACTGCCCAAAATAATACAAAGCAATCGAACTACGGcgccgcctccaggataaaacaactcagttctatactatacgattactatTTGCACGTTAGATAATCGGTTTAGAAATACACCTTCAGAtggtactaagaccattcaaatatggtataaataccaCCTTAGTATGGTTCGACCTGTCgtaataatttctcaaaccaagagaaatttcaatatttCTCCAAAGAAAATTAATAATGGTCATTTGACTAGTCAGAATAATCACAATAATTTCTCAAACAAAGAGAAATttgaataattctctaaagagaatccaagaaaaattatacttgataatttctcaactcaaacgaggagaaattaacattattctctaaagagaattcaagaaaatactcggaaaattcaacgagtagaaaaaaatgagagaagttgaggcttcgacaattcgaaagacgcagagttatgagagtgaggaaggaaaaactcaaaataaattttTGGTGCATTTTGGAATAAAACAAGTGACttcattatataatgaagtaaactagccaaAATTCTTAATCTAAACAACATGAGACTAATGAGTTTTTTCAACTAACACATAATGTGAGACTTCACTTAGAAACTTTTTTAGTTTATCTCCctattttaaaatattgaataatattcCAACAATTCTAAATCTAAATTTAAAGATACCACTTCCATATTATTAATGCGCCATGCCGATCTTCCTTTAGTAGTTTTCCCTGACAATTCTCCCTTTGTCTCGCCCCACCTTTATAAATCATCGTTACTTAGGATATTCTCGAGGTTTGTTTTCCACAACATATAATCACCAAATATACCTTTGAAAATTAGTTGACTTAAATGTTTCCTCTTAATTGAGGATTCACATTCATGAATGTTAAGGAATAATATGTTCATAGTACAACATCTATACTTAAATTCTTCTTTCTTTTAGCATATTTATCCCTCATTTCTAGATTTTAGATGATTGTCTGATGTTGAATTTCCTCGTCCATTCAGTAGACACAAAAACTAAGGTCCGTTTGGTTGGGAATAGATGGAGAGAAGGGGAGGGGAGaggataattataataatatatgtttggttcattttttataaaGGGAGGGGATGAGAGGAGAGCAAAATCCCTCCTAGACTCACTTTTTGCTCCCCTCCAAATTAGAggaatttggaggggagggaagattcaataattatagttttattattttccctattttaacctcaattatttttttaattccaaaattgtttttattgaattattaaagactAGATTTTTTACTCTGtattatttcactttttttttttctattgtgcGGTTGCTATTTGTGCATTGTTGCTCTCaggtgaattttttttctttttattttgttgaagttcCCTTTTTTATATTaagttatatttttaataataattataatatacttATATTTATATCAGttcatttttataatatatgataGTAATAAGGTGATttttattatactaataataataattataatatacaaaatatgtaaatataatatagttatgttataaataaattttttaactctaatattatttgttctatttttttaataacattattttatttatttttaattataaaaattgttttattgggttagatgaatGAGATTATTAATGGTTTGATTTGCGTTGAAGATATATAATTCaactaatgtgtgttgttgtaTACGGTTATATTATGGTTTATGAATGAACAGGTTATTATTTGGTGAAATTTACTCAATACTattgttatttataattatattattatttataattatttttactgagtacaaataataatatttattaggataaaaaggtaaattgcttttaaaatccctccccttctttgaaccaaacatatatttagttaaattccctcccctTCCTTCTCCTCgattaaattccctcccctcaATTAAATTCCCtaccctcccctcccctccgttgaaTCAAACGGACTCTAAAACTTTATTCCAAATTTTGTGAACCACATCTAACCCCTTTGACTACCAAcatcttttgtttctttgaacCAACTCTGAATCATAAGTTGATTCACAACACAATAGTAAGCCTCCCGAAAAGTTTTTCGAATCCTATCTACAATTATTGGATGAAGATGAGGACAATTATCAATTTGATTTTGAGATGTATATTTGGGTTGTTTTAGAGAATAAAAGTAAGATACGCTAGAGGAAAAGCTTAATTTTTTGATTTAGACTTTGTCTTCAAAATGCGCCAATTTTCATTGAAAACTCGATTTCTTGGGCCAATGTGGACTTTGGTCCATTGGTTACCTCCCTAACTTCTTAGTAATCTACggcaaaatttcataaatattcttatatttcggaagtgcgtctccgaaagtattttttttaaaaaatgttatttcggaagtgcatatccgaagacacattttttttagaaaaaaaaatatgaattcagagatgcactttcgaaaacactttttttttgaaaaatggatgtcttcggagatgcatatctgcAATATTCCAATTTTTTGTTTTGAGATTTTTCGGATATATATATCTGAAAAACTCAatacttattaaaaaattaaaatgtgaatcaatacaattaatagtattaattaaaatatattattaaatagaaATCATTATaatcaaaatttaataataatattagcttAATAAGtatttaaatcaacaccttatttttatatataaaattaataataaagatatttatttattatttatttattattttttatgattacataaataaaattatttcataaattaattttcaaaaacaatttatagttaaaaaaattcattttataaacaaaattttcaaaataattttaaaattaaaaattaatttatatataaatgattttttttatcataagtagttattaaaataattttaatatttgtgatttttatttattattttgaaaaattatataattcaaaatttatattaaaatatgaataaagtagtcaataattttattcttacttgatctcttttattttaaatttttgttaaataactattaatgtatttattttttatataaccataattgttgtttattagttataattttagtaattattaatatgaaatttatcaattagttataattttttatgacttttattttttaatttataataggaattagaatagaaatatgaacaatataataataataataataataataataataataataataataattattattattattcataacttatcaattatattaattttaagataTTCGAATTAATCAGTAttctaaattttattaatttttgggattttttcagatatgcatatccgaaaaaacctctgacaatttttttggatttttttgaatatgtatatccgaattaatcaaaatctcaattttttgggtgttttcgaagatgtatctccgaattaaccaaaatcccaatttttttgggtgtttttagagatgcatctccTAAAGATATTATGGATTTTCACCCCTAGGTCTATAAAAAGattataacaatttttttattgacCCCATGAGGTGAAAACCTCAAAATACCCTTCGGAtatcatctccgaaaacacccaatATAATTGGGATTTGGcttaatttggagatgcatctccgaaaaacaccaaaaaattagaattttggtttattcagatatgcatatccgaaaaattcCCAAAAAGTTGTCAGAGGTTTTTTTGGACATGCATATccacaaaaatctcaaaaaattgaaaattttgggatattgattaattcggatatgcatatctgaattaaccaaaatcccaaATTACAATACCTTAAAATTAATATAAGGTATAAATCGGAAGGGGACTGTAACCACTTAATGTCAGAACTTACTCCCGAACCGGAGTAAATCGGCGatgataaaccaaaaaaagaatttataaattataaataataatgataattatactgTTCAGggataaatttcatattaataattactaaaattttaactaatacacaacaattatgattatataaaaaataaatacattaataattattcaacaaaaattaaaaataaaagagatcaaataagaataaaattatttactactttatccatatttttatataaatttcgaATTAgatagtttttcaaaataataaataaaaatcataaatataaaaattattttaatgactaattatgattaaaaaaaatcattttcacttagtttaaaaaaattacaagaagTTGACATCGTCATTGATGAAGCTGATGTTGAATCGGAATTACGGTTTTGGGAGAATGCTTTGATCTTGTATATGTTAGGAGAGGATCTGAGTATGCACGCACTGAAGAGTTTCATGATGAAGGCATGGAACTTCATCCAATTACCAGATCTCTTCTACCATGATGATGGATATTTTATCCTTCGTTTCAAGACACATGATGATATGGATGCAGTGCTTATGCGAGGTCCATATACTATTCGCAACATTCCGATGTTGTTGAGAGAATGGAGGCCTGATTTCAACCTCAAGACGGACCTACTTCGCACTCTCCCTATATGGATCAAATTACCACAACTGCCACTGCATCTATGGGGAGCAACAAGCTTGAACAAGATAGGTAGCGCTATTGGTATACCATTGGTTACTGATGAGTGTACTACTCACAAGTTGAGAGTGTCATATGCTAGAATTCTGGTCGAAATTGATATCACACAGAAGCTGCTTGATGAAATTACCATCACTGATAATGAAGGTAGAAAAAGAAAGCAGGCTATTGAGTATGAGTGGCGACCTAAATTCTGTGAGCGATGCCAGAAGATAGGACACCAATGTGATAcaaatatacaacaaaaggtCTGGCaaccaaagaagaaaaagagtgaaGCTGACATGCCAGGACAAAAACAACCAGAGATTACACGACCAGTGACAAGTGACAAACCAGCTGAACATGATAATTCAAAGAAACAAGAGGAAGATGAAGGGCTATGGACACCTGTGAGTAAAGCAGCTAGAGATAGAGGTAAGGTCATTCAAACTACTATTGCTGATAGTGTTCAGAGTGTTAATGGTTTTGGAGCTTTGGAAGCTTTGAATGGCTCCCAAAATCCTTTTGATAGAGGCCCATGTTAGCTGCTTGGAACATAAGGGGGCTGAACAAAGCTGGTAAGCTTAGGGAGGTTAGCTCCCATCTCCTAAAGCTACAGCCTGATATCATTGTACTTATTGAAACTAGAGTAAAGGAGAATAAAGCATCCATGATAAGAAATAAACTAGGATTCAAAGGAGACTACATTGACAACTATAGTCATCATGGTAATGGTAGATTGTGGGTTGAATGGAATCCTAACAAAGTAAGTGTGAGGTATGTTAGTAGCTCGAGCCAGTTTATACATTGTGGAATATATGCTCTTGATGGAAGTTTTAACTATTGGTTGACTGCCATTTATGCACATAATGATTTGGCACAAAGAAAGAAACTGTGGAAGGATCTTGAGGATATTCATAAGAGTCAAACTGGACCTTGGTGTACTGTTGGTGATTTCAATAATGTGATGTCAAGCCAAGATAGAGTTGGTGGTAATATAGTAACTGAATCAGAATATGAGGATCTTCATGTCATGGTGGAGAACACAGGGCTAGGAGAAATGGATAGCAAAGGTGAATTTTACACATGGACAAATAAGCAAGCTAATAACCCCATCTACTCTCGGATTGATAGGCTATTGGCTAATACTGACTGGTTCCACACTTACCATCAAGCTACACTTACCATCCTTCCCCCTCATGTCTCAGATCATGCAATCTTGTACCTGCAAATGCCTACAGAACCTAGGGGTAAGAAACAATTCAGATTCAATAATTGCTGGGTTGAAACTAGAGGCTATACTGATTGTGTGGAAAGAAGCTGGAATCTGCCTGCTAGGGGCCCTCCTATGCAGAAACTTTGGTTCAAATTGGAGAGGTTGAAACCTGAGCTACTGAAGCTGCAGAAGCACACTAATGATATTCAGAATAACAAGATTAAGGCTAGAGATTTGCTGGACCAGGCCTATGAGCAGCTTAGAAACCACAATATGGATCCCACCACTATTGCCTTGGTCAAGAGCAGGACTGAAGAAGTTCTTTATTGGAATGAGATGGAGGAAACTATGCTTCAGCAAAGGACTAAAATTGACTGGATAAGGCTAGGAGATAGAAATAATGCTTATTTCCATACCTGCCTTAAAGCCAAACAGGGTGCCCAAAGAATAAATACTGTTCAAAGAGAGGATGGTGCTATCCTTACTACTCAAGAGGATATTACTCAGGAGGTCCATGGTTTCTATCAGAATCTTATGGGGAAGGAAAACACAGGACTCCACCAGGTGGACATTGAAGCACTCAGAGCTGGTAGCCAACTTGATCAGGATCAGAGAGAGAGCCTTGTAAATAAGGTTACAATTACTGAGATTGAGAATGCCCTAAAAGGTATTGGTGATTTGAAGTCTCCTGGTGTGGATGGCTATGGAGCTAAGTTCTTCAAATCATGTTGGCATATCATCAAGGCAGATGTGGTTATGGTAGTGCAGGAGTTCTTTGAACATGAGAGACTTTTCTTGCCATTTAATCAAACTGTGGTTACACTGGTGCCAAAAACCAAAGAGGCAAGGAATATCAAAGATTATAGGCCTATTGCAGGCTGCACAACCTTTTACAAAATCATCTCAAAGATTCTCACAAATAGGCTTGGCAAAGTGTTAAAAAGTGTTATCCACCTATCACAGGCAGCTTTCATCCCTGGACAGATTATTCATCATCATATCATGCTAGCTTATGAATTGATCAAAGGCTATAGTAGAAAAGGTGGAGCTCCAAGGGCAATGATACAATTAGACCTTCAAAAGGCCTATGACATGGTTGACTGGCATGCCTTGGAAACTGTTTTGAAAGAATTGGGAATACCTTGTAGGTTTGTCAACTGGCTTATGATTGTGGTGAGGACAGTCACTTATAGATTCAGGGTAAATGGCAGCCTAACCACTGAGATGCAGGCAAAAAGAGGAGTGAGGCAAGGAGACCCCATATCTCCACTCCTCTTTGTGGTAATGATGGAGTACCTGAACAGATTGATGACCAAAATGCAAAAGGATCCAAATTTCAAGCACCATCCAAAGTGTAAAAAATTGGGGATCACACATCTCTCATTTGCAGATGATGTGCTCATGTTTTGTAGGGGAGAGTTTGATTCTGTGGAAACAATGATGAATAGCTTACATACTTTTGCTGACACAACTGGACTGATTGTGAATCCAAGGAAATGTAAAGTGTTCTTTGGTGGAGTGGATGATCATACAAAGAGGAGAATTACTGCACTCACATCCTTTGAAGAAGGGAAGCTCCCATTCAGATATCTAGGAGTTCCTCTAACCACAAGAAAACTGAATATAAAGCACTATCTTCCACTCATTGACAAAATTCTGGCTAAGGTGAATCACTGGTCCTCTAGACTTTTGAGTATGGCAGGTAGAATCCAGCTTGTCAGAACCACTACCACTGCTATTGCACAATTTTGGATGCATTGTCTTCCCCTTCCAAAGACAGTCATAAGGAAGATAGATGGGATTTGTAGAAGCTTTGTTTGGACTGGGAAAGCAATTGTCAGCAAGAAAAGTCCCATTGCTTGGGAGTCAGTCTGCAAGCCAAAGAACATGGGAGGTATGAACATCTTTAACCTTTCTCTATGGAATGATGTAACTCTGTTGAAATGCTTGTGGAATCTGAGTTTAAAGGCTGATAACCTGTGGGTCAAATGGGTGCATACTCATTACCTAAAGAAGGAAACATTAATGGAGGTGGATATTAGGAATAGCTGTTCATGGGTGATGAAGAAAATTCTGAGATTGAGAGAGCAGCTTCCTAATTTGCAGCCTACATGGGATCTCATGATTCAAAAGAGGAAATTTTGTATGCATAGTGTGTATGTCAAGATGATGGAGGCTGACAGGGTGCCTTGGCGTTACTTAATTCAGGATAACTGTGCGAGACCTATAGCTATCACCCTCACTTGGATGGCATGCCATGGAAGATTAAGCACGAAGGATAGACTGAGAAAACTGGGCTTCATCACTGATCGTGTGTGCAGTTTGTGTAATGCTGATGATGAGACTCATGATCACCTTATGTTTGGCTGCAGTGTTGCGAAGGGGATCTGGAATCATGTACTCGACTGGCTGGGCATTAAACACGATCCTCAACCTTGGTCCATGGAGATTGACTGGCTCATTCGTATGATTGGTAAGAAAGGATGGCGGTTTAGAGTCCTAAAGATTGCTCTAGCCGAGACAGTTTATGAAGTTTGGCACTATAGGAATGATATAGTTTTTAGAGGAAATACACATAGAAGCAATAGTATAGATATTGCTAATAGAATCATAGAGAAAGTGATATATAGAGGGTGGTATTCACCCAAATTAAGAAAGCAAATAGCTACCTTAATGTGTTAACTTGTATTGGTGGTTATTTTGGATGGTTGGATCTTGGATCACCTTGTAATTAgactgttttttgaattaataatatatcccttgattcaaaaaaaaaaaaaaattacaagaagattttgtcttagttttatttagtgaattaattatatatttaattttatataatttaaaatttatttatgaaatataataagaatatttttcatttatataagttagtattttttaactttaaaattgttttggagattgtgtttataaattgaatttttttaactataaactgtttttgaaaattagtttatgaaataatttttttatgtaatcataaaatataataaagaaatagtaaataaatatttttattattattattattattaattttatatataaaaataaggtgttgatttaaatatttattaggctaatattattattatatcttgataataatgatatatatatatatatttaataatatattttaatacaattaattatactattaattatattgattcactttgattttaattttttttaataagtattgagttctttcggatatgcatatccgaaaaatccCAAGacaaaaaattggaatatttcggatatgcatttccgaagacacccatttcaaaaaaaaaaaaaaggtgactTTGGAAATGCATATTCAaagtcacatttttttctttaaaaaaatgtgttttcggatatggacatccgaagtaaccatttttttcaaaaaaaaatgtcttcgaaaatgcatttccgaaatatagggaTATTTTAGAGTTTTCACCACTGGTTCCTAGGAAGACATGAGGGtctataaaaaaatttctttttctctatCTTTAGGTCCCACCAACTCCTCCGTAGACTTATTCATCACTGGGCCTGCACTTCCTTTACTCGGACTATATTTTCTCTAACGACAAACCTTTCATATCTCATTCCTGCCTTTTTAGAAAATAACACCAAAGCACTTTTAGCACTCTAATCATTACCCAAGTCTGCTTCAGCCACCCTAGGATTGGAGAATTGTTGATTGTCTTCATTCGTAGTCTCTCATCTTCTTCGCCTTGCCAACCATCTAAATTAGTATACGAATATGAAGACTTTATTATATCATTTCTCCCATATGGTTGTTAGCTGGGGATTTCGAATGACGAAAGGAGGTTTGTTGAAGGAGAGATATTTCGAAGAAAGACATAAAGCATGACTCTTTGAAGGATATTCGAATTACCATTTGGTGTAAAGTGGGTTTTACCTTGTCAAAATGTATTTAAGGTAAATATCCTCAAAGACAAGGATAAAAGACTTAAAATATTTACGGAAAATTTGGAGAACAAGCTTCGAAAACCATGTTGGTGAATTTTGGCGCCTCGACTAATTTTGAGAGTCACCACCACTAATTTTTATCCTAAGGGAAGGGAATATAATGGGTAACCCTAAATTCAGAGATTCTAAATCCGTAAGTCAGTTAGATGGAGTGAATGTGTTAGACACCCTTCATCTCTCTTGTATTCAAGGGGACCCCCTTTGGGTTTAGGTTTAATTATAAGTTTTAGTTCAAATGATTAAACGATAGACGTCAAGTCGATTGATCAATTATATGAAGATAAGGTAAATGTAAATTCACCTATATCTTAATATTTGTAGAAAAGTGTtggtttattaatgttttaattttTGGGACTCTCCTTGGTTTTTAAGCCATGtacctacgtatctccttatgaagATCAGAGTCCAATCGTAGTTCGAAAATTGTTTGGTTAGTTTAATATGGAATGTGTAAATGCTTTCAAACAATTCTTAGAAAT
Encoded proteins:
- the LOC131659416 gene encoding uncharacterized protein LOC131659416, with protein sequence MLGEDLSMHALKSFMMKAWNFIQLPDLFYHDDGYFILRFKTHDDMDAVLMRGPYTIRNIPMLLREWRPDFNLKTDLLRTLPIWIKLPQLPLHLWGATSLNKIGSAIGIPLVTDECTTHKLRVSYARILVEIDITQKLLDEITITDNEGRKRKQAIEYEWRPKFCERCQKIGHQCDTNIQQKVWQPKKKKSEADMPGQKQPEITRPVTSDKPAEHDNSKKQEEDEGLWTPVSKAARDRGKVIQTTIADSVQSVNGFGALEALNGSQNPFDRGPC